A stretch of the Mesorhizobium huakuii genome encodes the following:
- a CDS encoding sugar ABC transporter ATP-binding protein, which produces MDAAVPLFQMEGISKRYGGVRALEKAELVVTSGSIHAILGENGAGKSTLIKVMAGVVAADEGRMMLDGREVTFASPAASNKAGIVCIFQELSLVPELSVADNIVISDPPKRFGMIDRKAQRRIAEEALARAGAGDIHPLALVKDLPLSRRQMVEIAKALARKPRILILDEATSALTAADVSNIFGVLKRLRREGLALLYISHRMNEIAELADQCTVFRNGRNVASYKAGSKSDNEVVELMIGREYSHIFPPKPAAVPATAAPRLEARKLSWTDRLDNISLTVRAGEVVGLGGLDGQGQRELLLAFFGVLRGLSGEVLIDGKPVTISSPSKARHDDIGMALIPEDRKTEGLMLPMTVRENLSFAALDRLSKGGIIDRAAEQRLIDDMVGLLAIKTAGLDIPVGALSGGNQQKVVIAKWLMRQPRIILLNDPTRGIDVGTKQELYQLMRKLADAGAAILFYSTDYDELIGCCDRVLVLYDGAVKRELVGTEITERALISSALNIHGEESPVGLGADA; this is translated from the coding sequence ATGGACGCTGCGGTTCCGCTCTTCCAGATGGAAGGCATATCCAAGCGCTACGGTGGCGTGCGGGCGCTGGAAAAGGCGGAGCTTGTCGTCACGTCCGGCAGCATTCACGCCATCCTTGGCGAAAACGGCGCCGGCAAATCGACGCTGATCAAGGTGATGGCGGGCGTCGTCGCGGCCGACGAAGGCCGCATGATGCTGGATGGCCGCGAGGTGACCTTCGCTTCGCCGGCTGCCTCCAACAAGGCAGGCATCGTCTGCATCTTCCAGGAACTGTCGCTGGTTCCCGAACTCAGCGTCGCCGATAACATCGTCATATCAGACCCGCCCAAACGCTTCGGCATGATCGACCGCAAGGCGCAGCGCCGCATCGCGGAGGAAGCGCTTGCCCGCGCGGGCGCGGGCGACATCCACCCGCTGGCGTTGGTCAAGGACTTGCCCTTGTCGCGCCGGCAGATGGTTGAGATCGCCAAGGCGCTGGCCAGAAAGCCGCGTATCCTTATTCTCGACGAGGCGACGTCCGCGCTCACCGCGGCGGATGTCTCGAACATTTTTGGTGTGCTGAAGCGGTTGCGCAGGGAAGGACTGGCACTGCTCTACATCTCGCATCGCATGAACGAGATCGCCGAGCTTGCCGATCAGTGCACGGTGTTCCGCAACGGCCGCAACGTCGCCAGCTACAAGGCCGGCTCGAAGAGCGACAATGAGGTGGTCGAGCTGATGATCGGCCGCGAATACAGCCACATCTTCCCGCCCAAGCCGGCGGCCGTGCCAGCGACAGCCGCACCCAGGCTTGAAGCCCGCAAGCTCTCGTGGACCGACCGGCTGGACAACATCTCGCTGACCGTCAGGGCGGGCGAGGTGGTCGGCCTCGGCGGTCTCGACGGCCAGGGACAGCGCGAATTGCTGCTCGCTTTCTTCGGCGTGCTGCGCGGCCTTTCCGGCGAGGTGCTGATCGATGGCAAGCCGGTGACGATCAGCAGTCCCTCTAAGGCGCGGCATGATGACATCGGCATGGCGCTGATCCCGGAGGACCGCAAGACCGAAGGGTTGATGCTGCCGATGACGGTGCGCGAAAACCTGTCCTTCGCCGCGCTCGACCGGCTGTCCAAAGGCGGCATCATCGACCGCGCCGCCGAACAGCGGCTGATCGACGACATGGTCGGCCTGCTGGCCATCAAGACGGCGGGTCTCGACATTCCGGTCGGCGCACTGTCGGGCGGCAACCAGCAGAAGGTGGTGATCGCCAAATGGCTGATGCGCCAGCCGCGCATCATCTTGCTCAACGATCCGACGCGCGGCATCGATGTCGGCACCAAGCAGGAACTCTACCAACTGATGCGCAAGCTGGCGGATGCCGGTGCGGCGATCCTGTTCTATTCAACCGACTATGACGAGTTGATCGGTTGCTGCGACCGCGTGCTGGTGCTCTATGACGGCGCCGTCAAGCGCGAGCTGGTCGGCACCGAGATCACCGAGCGGGCGCTGATATCAAGCGCGCTCAACATCCATGGCGAGGAGAGCCCGGTGGGCCTGGGAGCAGACGCGTGA
- a CDS encoding sugar ABC transporter substrate-binding protein: MIKSLVGGIVAATAFVMLSSSAIAAGPEIVKGPAAEPDCFAPWAADTLFFKFPKKAGPYRIALANGYIANTWRIQMVQTAKAYAAQKDVAAKLKEFKVVSTGEDVPAQISAINNFIDSGYDAIVVNAQNPTAFGPVIKRAKEAGVVLVAFDNILDTKDAINVNVDQKGLGELWGKWLVTHVPNGGKVLEVRGVAGTSVDTDRHNGIHEVLDASGKKWAVTEVVGKWDDGVAQKASADAIATNGPFDGVTGQGGDTGIVQAMIDAKHPFVPFGGETENGFRKFCAAHAADGLKCSSAGTGPAQVAVAIKTAIAALEGNVVPQSVKLPLAIVEDPNFKAGQDFFPDQSDNFFVGNSFPTCGINFTAQEIMGQTKADQ, translated from the coding sequence ATGATCAAGTCACTTGTTGGTGGCATCGTTGCCGCCACTGCATTCGTCATGTTGAGCTCGTCGGCGATTGCCGCAGGCCCTGAAATTGTCAAGGGCCCGGCTGCCGAGCCGGATTGCTTCGCACCCTGGGCCGCGGACACGCTGTTCTTCAAGTTCCCCAAGAAGGCGGGCCCATACCGCATTGCGCTCGCCAACGGCTACATCGCCAACACCTGGCGTATCCAGATGGTGCAGACCGCGAAGGCCTATGCGGCGCAGAAGGATGTCGCGGCGAAGCTGAAGGAATTCAAGGTCGTCTCGACCGGCGAAGACGTGCCGGCGCAGATTTCGGCGATCAACAACTTCATTGATTCCGGCTATGATGCCATCGTCGTCAACGCGCAGAACCCGACCGCCTTCGGGCCGGTGATCAAGCGCGCCAAGGAAGCCGGCGTCGTGCTGGTTGCCTTCGACAACATTCTCGACACCAAGGACGCCATCAACGTCAATGTCGACCAGAAGGGTCTTGGCGAGCTGTGGGGTAAGTGGCTGGTCACCCATGTGCCGAATGGCGGCAAGGTGCTCGAGGTGCGCGGCGTTGCCGGCACATCGGTCGACACAGACCGCCACAACGGCATCCACGAAGTTCTCGATGCGTCCGGCAAGAAATGGGCGGTCACCGAGGTCGTCGGCAAGTGGGACGACGGGGTTGCGCAAAAGGCTTCGGCCGATGCGATCGCCACCAACGGCCCCTTCGACGGCGTCACCGGACAAGGCGGTGACACCGGCATCGTGCAGGCGATGATCGATGCCAAGCATCCGTTCGTGCCATTCGGCGGCGAGACCGAGAACGGCTTCCGCAAGTTCTGCGCGGCCCACGCGGCCGATGGGTTGAAATGCTCGTCAGCCGGTACCGGCCCGGCGCAGGTGGCGGTTGCCATCAAGACGGCGATCGCAGCGCTTGAAGGCAATGTCGTCCCGCAGTCGGTCAAGCTGCCGCTGGCGATCGTCGAGGATCCGAACTTCAAGGCCGGTCAGGATTTCTTCCCCGACCAGTCCGACAATTTCTTCGTCGGTAATTCCTTCCCGACCTGCGGCATCAATTTCACCGCGCAGGAAATCATGGGGCAGACCAAGGCGGACCAGTAG
- a CDS encoding LacI family DNA-binding transcriptional regulator, translating into MIKPRSRRGGGRPTIADVARKAGVGAITVSRALREPERVSQDLRRQIQAAVDELGYVPDPNARALASARAEVFGVLVPSLTNNVFAEVVRGIYDSLSDSPFRIQLGNTHYSGLEEERLLQVFGSQRPAALIVAGIDQTPTSRKLLENAGCPVVQVMETGPDPVDMLVGFSHFDGGRTATEHLIEAGYRRIGFIGARMDPRSQRRLAGYRAAMEKAGLFDPRLVTTTPVLSSVPLGRELFRDALAKMPTLDGVFCNNDDIALGVLFECHRASIDVPKTIGIVGFNDLDMMQVAFPSITSIRTYRYEIGRRAVAMALAAIAGDRPEQRIVDLGFELKRRESTAR; encoded by the coding sequence TTGATCAAGCCGCGCTCGCGCCGGGGCGGCGGCCGCCCGACCATAGCGGACGTCGCGCGCAAGGCCGGCGTCGGCGCCATCACTGTCTCGCGCGCGCTGCGCGAGCCGGAGCGCGTCAGCCAGGATTTGCGCCGCCAGATCCAGGCCGCCGTCGATGAGCTCGGCTATGTGCCGGACCCCAATGCGCGGGCGCTGGCCTCGGCGCGTGCCGAGGTGTTCGGCGTGCTGGTGCCTTCGCTCACCAACAATGTCTTCGCCGAGGTGGTGCGCGGCATCTATGACAGCCTGTCGGACAGCCCGTTCCGCATCCAGCTCGGCAACACGCACTATTCCGGCCTCGAGGAAGAGCGGCTCTTACAGGTGTTCGGCTCGCAGCGGCCGGCAGCGCTGATCGTCGCCGGCATCGACCAGACGCCAACCTCGCGAAAACTGCTGGAGAATGCCGGTTGCCCGGTGGTGCAGGTGATGGAGACCGGGCCCGATCCCGTCGACATGCTGGTCGGCTTCTCGCATTTCGACGGCGGCAGGACGGCGACCGAACATCTGATCGAGGCGGGCTACCGGCGGATCGGCTTCATCGGCGCGCGCATGGATCCGCGCTCGCAGCGGCGCCTTGCCGGCTACCGCGCGGCGATGGAGAAAGCCGGCCTGTTCGACCCGCGCCTGGTCACCACCACGCCGGTCCTGTCCAGCGTGCCGCTCGGCCGCGAATTGTTCCGCGACGCGCTGGCCAAAATGCCGACGCTCGACGGCGTGTTCTGCAACAATGACGACATCGCGCTCGGCGTGCTGTTCGAATGCCATCGGGCCTCGATCGACGTGCCGAAGACGATCGGCATCGTCGGTTTCAACGACCTCGACATGATGCAGGTGGCCTTTCCCTCGATCACCAGCATCCGCACCTACCGCTACGAAATCGGCCGGCGCGCGGTCGCCATGGCGCTGGCGGCGATCGCCGGCGACAGGCCGGAACAGCGGATCGTCGACCTCGGCTTCGAGCTCAAGCGCCGCGAGAGCACAGCCCGCTGA
- a CDS encoding MFS transporter, with protein MTRPDLSRPSSGIDSSYAWTRLAISMVLATIGAVGMWAVVVVLPAVQAEFGVDRAAASMPYTATMVGFAAGNVLVGRAIDRMGYWIPALISSVALSAGLLLAALSTSILQFTLAQGVLIGVGTSVIFGPLIADISHWFNRRRGVAVTAAAAGNYLAGALWPTIMPTLIKAEGWRFTYAAIGIFCLVTMVPLVLMLRRGAPEAAAAGSPGSRSVQPIPMSPAALQVLLVIAGLGCCVAMSMPQVHIVAYCMDLGYGMAHGADMLSIMMAAGVVSRLASGFIADRIGGAKTLVIGSVLQCLSVLFYIPFDGLASLYVVSLVFGLSQGGIVPCYAIIVREYLPAKEAGQRIGIVMMATIFGMAIGGWMSGWIYDLTGSYAAAFLNGIAWNLLNILAVGLFMWKARHRAVVAA; from the coding sequence CTATGCCTGGACGCGGCTCGCCATCTCGATGGTGCTGGCGACGATCGGGGCGGTCGGCATGTGGGCCGTCGTCGTGGTGCTGCCCGCCGTGCAGGCGGAATTCGGCGTCGACCGCGCCGCGGCATCCATGCCTTACACGGCGACCATGGTAGGCTTCGCCGCCGGCAATGTTCTGGTCGGCCGCGCCATCGATCGCATGGGCTATTGGATCCCGGCGCTGATCTCCTCGGTGGCGCTCTCGGCGGGCCTGCTGCTTGCCGCGTTGTCGACCTCGATCCTGCAATTCACCCTTGCCCAGGGGGTGCTGATCGGTGTCGGCACGTCGGTGATCTTCGGGCCGCTGATCGCCGACATCTCGCACTGGTTCAACCGCCGGCGCGGCGTCGCCGTCACGGCGGCGGCCGCCGGCAATTACCTCGCCGGGGCGCTCTGGCCGACCATCATGCCGACGCTGATCAAGGCGGAAGGCTGGCGCTTCACCTATGCCGCGATCGGCATCTTCTGCCTGGTCACCATGGTGCCGCTGGTGTTGATGTTGCGGCGCGGCGCGCCGGAGGCCGCGGCCGCCGGCTCGCCGGGAAGCCGGTCGGTGCAGCCTATTCCCATGTCGCCGGCGGCGTTACAGGTGCTGCTGGTCATCGCCGGGCTCGGCTGCTGCGTGGCGATGTCGATGCCGCAGGTGCACATCGTCGCCTATTGCATGGATCTGGGCTACGGCATGGCGCATGGCGCCGACATGCTGTCGATCATGATGGCGGCGGGTGTCGTCAGCCGGCTTGCCTCGGGCTTCATCGCTGATCGCATCGGCGGCGCGAAAACCCTGGTCATCGGCTCGGTGCTGCAATGCCTGTCGGTGCTGTTTTACATCCCGTTTGACGGGCTCGCCTCGCTCTATGTCGTGTCGCTGGTCTTCGGCCTGTCGCAAGGCGGCATCGTGCCTTGCTACGCGATCATCGTGCGCGAGTATCTGCCCGCCAAGGAAGCCGGCCAGCGCATCGGCATCGTCATGATGGCAACGATCTTCGGCATGGCGATAGGTGGCTGGATGTCGGGCTGGATCTACGACCTGACCGGTTCCTATGCCGCTGCCTTCCTCAACGGTATCGCGTGGAATTTGCTGAACATACTGGCTGTCGGGCTGTTCATGTGGAAGGCAAGGCACCGGGCCGTCGTGGCAGCCTGA